In the Sarcophilus harrisii chromosome 1, mSarHar1.11, whole genome shotgun sequence genome, one interval contains:
- the CDO1 gene encoding cysteine dioxygenase type 1 isoform X2: MILCWGEGHGSSIHDHTDSHCFLKMLQGNLKETLFAWPDKKSNEMVKKSERILRENQCAYINDSIGLHRVENISHTEPAVSLHLYSPPFDTCHAFDQRTGHKNKVTMTFYSKFGARTPFATSSSLENN, translated from the exons ATGATTCTGTGTTGGGGTGAAGGACATGGCAG cagTATCCATGATCATACAGACTCCCACTGTTTTCTGAAGATGCTTCAAGGAAATCTCAAGGAGACCCTCTTTGCATGGCCAGACAAGAAATCCAATGAGATGGTGAAGAAATCCGAAAGAATTTTGAGGGAAAACCAGTGTGCCTATATCAATG ATTCTATTGGTCTACATCGGGTGGAGAACATAAGTCATACAGAACCTGCTGTTAGCCTTCATTTGTATAGTCCACCCTTTGACACTTGCCATGCCTTTGACCAAAGAACAGGACATAAGAATAAAGTCACGATGACATTTTATAGCAAATTTGGAGCAAGGACTCCATTT gcaACTTCAAGTTCCTTGGAGAACAACTAA